From the Oceanicaulis alexandrii DSM 11625 genome, one window contains:
- a CDS encoding lyase family protein, which yields MKRRLPLLLVLVLAACSEPEADTHASADADVSATLTERQREAAAPSFVPQSPVLSPNREIEAVFSTAALNAQVLRLEAALARAQAAEGVIPQSAADAITAAAIPENIPQDAIDAEYAIVRHRMVALLNVLRRSLDEDSANSLHYGATTVDLYDSAAMLQMREAVYALIEDLRVIELQLIELADQYKTTPMIGRTLGQHALPITFGKKVSGYIGENRRHIDRLSDLLDRIERSIIMKGAVGSYLGLGPEGQRVEARLASELGLPAPYPDDWHASRDVFAEFALVQSMMAHTWARLGQEVFLLQMTDIGALVEERPGGAVGSSTMPHKVNPSLSEALIQHGRSIPRLAEIVQDDMINVFERDNTSRPNRAVADIALATEDMLGDTSRLISRLRVNEARMAENLELSRGWILTQRIVFAVQDDLGRDGAEHRLRDLATASTGTGASLREAIESDPELSALFTQGELDELLNPRTYLGLDAELVDEVIAQARAARETDPVRTETP from the coding sequence ATGAAGAGGCGGCTTCCACTTCTCTTAGTTTTGGTGCTGGCCGCCTGCTCCGAGCCGGAGGCGGACACCCATGCTTCGGCCGATGCAGACGTCAGCGCGACCCTCACAGAGCGCCAGCGTGAGGCGGCCGCCCCGAGCTTCGTCCCCCAAAGCCCGGTGCTCTCGCCCAATCGCGAAATTGAAGCGGTCTTCTCAACCGCAGCCCTGAACGCGCAAGTCTTGCGCCTGGAAGCCGCGCTGGCGCGCGCCCAGGCGGCGGAAGGCGTCATTCCCCAAAGCGCTGCAGACGCCATCACCGCCGCCGCCATTCCCGAGAACATTCCCCAGGACGCCATCGACGCCGAATACGCCATTGTGCGCCATCGCATGGTGGCGCTGTTGAACGTGCTGCGCCGGTCTCTGGATGAAGACAGCGCGAACTCTCTGCATTACGGCGCGACGACCGTGGACCTTTATGACAGCGCCGCCATGCTGCAGATGCGCGAGGCGGTCTACGCCCTGATCGAGGATTTGCGCGTCATCGAGCTGCAGCTCATCGAGCTGGCCGATCAGTACAAGACCACCCCGATGATCGGGCGCACGCTCGGCCAGCACGCATTGCCGATCACCTTTGGCAAGAAGGTCAGCGGCTATATCGGCGAGAACCGGCGCCATATCGACCGGCTGAGCGACCTGCTCGACCGGATCGAGCGCTCCATCATCATGAAGGGCGCGGTGGGCAGTTATCTGGGGCTCGGCCCCGAAGGCCAGCGTGTCGAGGCGCGCCTGGCGTCTGAGCTGGGCCTGCCCGCCCCCTATCCCGATGACTGGCACGCCAGCCGGGACGTCTTCGCGGAATTCGCCCTCGTCCAGTCCATGATGGCTCACACCTGGGCGCGGCTCGGGCAGGAGGTATTCCTGCTTCAGATGACCGATATCGGCGCACTGGTGGAAGAGCGCCCCGGCGGCGCCGTGGGCTCGTCCACCATGCCGCACAAGGTGAACCCGTCCCTGTCTGAGGCGCTGATCCAGCACGGCCGGAGCATTCCGCGCCTCGCCGAGATCGTGCAAGACGACATGATCAATGTCTTCGAGCGCGACAACACCTCACGCCCCAACAGGGCCGTCGCTGACATCGCGCTCGCCACGGAAGACATGCTCGGCGATACGAGTCGTCTGATCTCGCGCCTGCGGGTCAACGAAGCGCGGATGGCGGAAAACCTCGAACTGAGTCGGGGCTGGATCCTGACCCAGCGCATCGTCTTCGCCGTTCAGGATGATCTGGGCCGTGACGGCGCCGAACACCGTTTACGCGATCTGGCGACCGCCTCAACCGGGACCGGCGCCAGCCTGCGCGAGGCCATTGAAAGCGACCCTGAACTGTCGGCCCTGTTTACCCAGGGCGAGCTTGATGAGCTTCTGAACCCGCGCACCTATCTCGGCCTTGATGCTGAACTGGTGGATGAAGTGATCGCCCAGGCCCGCGCCGCCAGAGAGACCGATCCGGTCCGAACGGAGACCCCATGA
- a CDS encoding M14 family metallopeptidase, translated as MTPKPLLRLLMLGAALTAAGCATPVAPSGPQSASCESGAVRLTQDFSTAPDYACERTDDAAFKLTVLPEDPDINPSPWYAFDLHTERASEAQVALDYPDYRHRYQPRIEIEDGHWVALPDDAVMVSEDRQNAVLSLEIGPGATRIGAQEVISLADRAMWRTAFADRTGMTRRVIGESRQGRPIEALSRPAASPGAPLIIILGGQHPPEVPGVLGLRAFLDALFGAEANTSVLDGYQWLILPDLNPDGVEHGHWRHNAGGLDLNRDWGPFTQPETAAAFAAIQAQIANGHAPYLLLDFHATRRDVLYTPPDAAELTPFAFSEDWIALIEEEWSGTEPAFDRGPSHNVGMPTSKTWFADTYAAPGVTVEYGDDTDRDRITALSQTAARALARYLDEAQTVSAE; from the coding sequence ATGACCCCCAAGCCCCTGCTCCGCCTCCTGATGCTCGGCGCGGCCCTGACCGCGGCGGGGTGCGCCACCCCGGTCGCGCCCTCTGGCCCCCAGAGCGCCAGCTGCGAGAGCGGCGCGGTGCGCCTGACCCAGGACTTCTCCACCGCGCCTGATTATGCGTGTGAACGCACGGACGACGCCGCATTCAAACTGACGGTCCTCCCTGAGGACCCCGACATCAATCCCAGCCCGTGGTACGCGTTCGATCTTCATACCGAGCGAGCAAGCGAAGCGCAGGTCGCGCTCGACTATCCTGACTACCGCCATCGCTATCAGCCGCGCATCGAGATCGAGGACGGGCATTGGGTCGCCCTGCCAGACGACGCCGTCATGGTGTCCGAAGACCGTCAAAACGCCGTGCTGAGCCTTGAGATTGGCCCCGGCGCGACCCGGATCGGCGCACAGGAAGTGATCTCGCTTGCCGACCGGGCGATGTGGCGCACCGCCTTCGCGGACCGGACCGGGATGACCCGCCGCGTGATCGGTGAAAGCCGACAAGGTCGCCCCATCGAGGCGCTGTCGCGTCCTGCGGCTTCACCCGGCGCACCCCTGATCATCATTCTGGGCGGCCAGCATCCGCCTGAAGTGCCGGGCGTTCTGGGCCTGCGGGCGTTTCTGGACGCGCTTTTCGGAGCTGAGGCCAACACCTCCGTCCTCGACGGTTATCAATGGCTGATCCTCCCCGACCTCAATCCCGATGGCGTCGAGCACGGTCACTGGCGTCACAATGCCGGCGGACTGGACCTGAACCGGGACTGGGGCCCGTTCACCCAGCCGGAAACCGCCGCCGCCTTCGCCGCGATCCAGGCTCAGATCGCGAACGGGCATGCGCCCTACCTGCTTCTGGACTTTCACGCCACGCGGCGTGATGTGCTCTACACCCCGCCGGACGCGGCCGAGTTGACTCCGTTTGCGTTCAGCGAGGACTGGATCGCCCTGATCGAAGAGGAATGGAGCGGGACCGAACCCGCCTTTGATCGCGGCCCCAGCCACAATGTGGGCATGCCCACCTCCAAGACCTGGTTTGCGGACACCTACGCCGCGCCGGGCGTGACGGTGGAATATGGCGACGACACCGACCGCGACCGCATCACCGCCCTGTCGCAAACCGCGGCGCGGGCGCTCGCGCGGTATCTGGACGAAGCGCAGACTGTCTCAGCGGAGTGA
- a CDS encoding M28 family metallopeptidase: protein MRIVMGLVMAAGLTAASGAQVAPPSEVLDVHDHVAAVSADRIEADITTLVSFGTRHTASETESETQGIGAARRWIYDEFQRISADCGGCLDVMYVSETISGERRIPDPVEVVSVIAIQRGVSDPDRMVVMSGDIDSRVSDVMDATSISPGANDNASGVAGALEAARVLSQDRFAGSIMYAALAGEEQGLFGGRIVADYALEQGWRIKAVLNNDMIGNISGINGVIDNSTARVFSEGTRATETPEEARIRRFTGGEVDSPSRNLARYIDRTADQYVPNLDVMMVYRLDRFGRGGHHRPFNDAGMPGVRIMETYEDYNRQHQDIRVEDGVEYGDVLEAVDFDYAAKLTGLNIATLAQLAGAPPFPADVTISGAVQPSTTLSWVRPSGAQAENLMGYRVYWRLTDAPQWTHSRYVGDVTEFTLENIVIDNYYFGVSSVAADGSESPVVFPGPAGSFGGY from the coding sequence ATGCGGATTGTCATGGGTCTGGTTATGGCGGCGGGCTTGACCGCTGCGTCTGGCGCACAGGTCGCGCCACCCTCGGAAGTGCTCGACGTGCATGATCATGTGGCGGCGGTTTCGGCGGACCGCATTGAAGCGGACATCACCACGCTCGTGAGCTTCGGCACGCGTCATACGGCGTCGGAGACCGAAAGCGAAACGCAAGGGATCGGCGCGGCGCGGCGCTGGATTTATGACGAGTTCCAACGCATTTCTGCAGACTGCGGCGGATGCCTGGATGTGATGTATGTCTCCGAGACGATCAGCGGTGAGCGCCGTATCCCCGATCCGGTGGAGGTGGTCTCCGTGATCGCCATTCAGCGCGGCGTGTCAGACCCGGACCGCATGGTGGTGATGTCGGGCGATATCGACAGCCGGGTGTCGGATGTCATGGACGCGACGAGCATCAGCCCGGGCGCCAATGACAACGCCTCCGGCGTAGCCGGCGCGCTGGAAGCGGCGCGGGTGCTCAGCCAGGACCGGTTTGCCGGCTCCATCATGTACGCTGCGCTCGCCGGCGAGGAGCAGGGGCTGTTCGGCGGGCGGATCGTGGCTGATTACGCACTGGAACAGGGCTGGCGGATCAAGGCCGTGCTCAATAACGACATGATCGGCAATATCTCCGGCATCAATGGCGTCATCGACAATTCCACCGCGCGGGTTTTCTCTGAAGGCACGCGCGCGACCGAGACGCCCGAGGAAGCCCGCATCCGGCGCTTTACCGGCGGCGAGGTGGATTCGCCCTCACGCAATCTGGCGCGCTATATCGACCGCACGGCGGACCAGTATGTGCCGAACCTTGATGTGATGATGGTCTATCGTCTCGACCGGTTCGGACGCGGCGGTCATCACCGTCCGTTCAATGATGCGGGCATGCCGGGCGTGCGCATCATGGAGACCTATGAGGACTATAACCGCCAGCATCAGGATATCCGCGTCGAGGACGGCGTTGAGTATGGCGACGTGCTCGAAGCGGTGGATTTCGATTACGCCGCCAAGCTCACGGGTCTGAACATCGCCACTTTGGCGCAACTGGCCGGCGCGCCGCCCTTCCCGGCGGACGTGACGATTTCCGGCGCGGTGCAGCCCTCCACCACGCTGAGCTGGGTCCGTCCTTCGGGCGCGCAGGCCGAGAACCTGATGGGTTACCGCGTGTACTGGCGCCTCACCGATGCGCCGCAATGGACCCATAGCCGCTATGTGGGCGATGTGACCGAGTTCACGCTCGAGAACATTGTCATCGACAATTACTATTTCGGCGTGTCGTCGGTGGCGGCGGACGGGTCCGAAAGCCCGGTCGTTTTCCCCGGCCCTGCGGGATCGTTCGGCGGGTATTGA
- a CDS encoding circularly permuted type 2 ATP-grasp protein codes for MKWMKTRNLDSLRDKSKEADEFFRRTGITFNVYSEEKADERLIPFDQVPRIISAKEWTRLSKGIEQRVIALNAFLHDIYHDQEILKAGRLPESLIANNEAFLPKMMGVEPAGGVYTHIVGVDLVRTGKDEFYVLEDNARTPSGVSYMLENRETMLHMFPELFSNINVASISDYPRNLRRSLSRCAPAACQGQPVIAVLTPGIHNSAYYEHAFLADQMGVELVEGHDLRVVDGRVTMRTTRGYTPIDVIYRRVDDEFLDPLNFNPDSMLGVPGIFDIYRAGGITIANAPGTGISDDKALYSYMPDIIEFYTGASPLLNNVPTWRCSEPDSLAHVLDNLEELVVKEVHGSGGYGMLVGPAASKAEIAAFRDKLKANPSGYIAQPTLALSTVPILTEAGLAPRHVDLRPFVLVSPNGVDITPGGLTRVAMQEGSLVVNSSQGGGTKDTWILED; via the coding sequence ATCAAATGGATGAAGACCCGAAATCTCGATTCACTGAGGGACAAGTCAAAAGAAGCGGACGAGTTTTTTCGAAGAACCGGGATCACATTCAACGTCTACTCCGAAGAAAAGGCGGATGAGCGTCTTATCCCCTTTGATCAAGTGCCCCGGATCATCTCGGCCAAGGAGTGGACGCGGCTCTCAAAAGGCATCGAGCAGCGCGTCATCGCGCTCAACGCCTTTCTTCACGACATTTATCACGATCAGGAGATCCTCAAGGCCGGACGGCTTCCGGAAAGCCTGATCGCCAATAATGAAGCGTTTCTGCCCAAGATGATGGGCGTTGAGCCCGCTGGCGGCGTCTACACTCATATCGTAGGCGTCGACCTGGTCCGGACGGGAAAGGACGAGTTCTACGTCCTGGAAGACAATGCGCGGACGCCCTCCGGCGTCTCCTACATGCTGGAAAACCGGGAAACCATGCTGCACATGTTTCCCGAGTTGTTCTCCAACATCAATGTAGCCTCGATCAGCGATTATCCGCGCAATCTGCGCCGCTCTTTGTCCCGGTGCGCGCCCGCAGCCTGCCAGGGTCAGCCGGTCATCGCCGTCCTCACCCCCGGCATCCACAACTCCGCCTATTACGAACACGCCTTTCTGGCTGACCAGATGGGGGTGGAGCTGGTGGAGGGCCATGATTTGCGGGTGGTCGACGGTCGGGTGACCATGCGCACCACACGCGGTTACACGCCCATCGACGTGATCTATCGCCGGGTCGATGACGAGTTTCTGGATCCGCTGAATTTCAATCCCGACTCCATGCTCGGCGTTCCGGGCATTTTCGACATTTATCGCGCCGGCGGGATCACCATCGCCAACGCGCCCGGCACCGGCATTTCCGATGACAAGGCGCTCTATTCCTACATGCCTGACATCATTGAGTTTTATACAGGCGCGAGCCCCTTGCTCAACAACGTGCCCACCTGGCGCTGCTCAGAACCTGACTCTCTGGCCCATGTCCTCGACAATCTTGAAGAGCTGGTGGTCAAGGAAGTTCACGGCTCGGGCGGATACGGCATGCTGGTCGGGCCAGCGGCGAGCAAGGCTGAAATTGCAGCTTTCAGAGACAAGCTCAAGGCGAACCCTTCAGGCTATATCGCCCAACCGACGCTCGCCTTGTCCACCGTGCCGATCCTGACCGAAGCGGGGCTGGCGCCCCGCCATGTGGATTTGCGCCCCTTTGTGCTGGTCTCGCCGAACGGGGTCGACATCACGCCGGGCGGACTGACGCGCGTGGCCATGCAGGAAGGGTCCCTTGTGGTCAATTCCAGCCAGGGCGGCGGCACAAAAGACACCTGGATACTGGAGGACTAG
- a CDS encoding alpha-E domain-containing protein, producing the protein MLGSTANGLFWMFRQLERSENTARLIETGFRMALTRQASGQNEWASVVRTAGCEAAFQDRHNAFNAENVIDFLLRDPGNPGSVLSLFKAARTNARSVRTALTREVWESTNEAWLALQELLAQPVDMSELPNVLGAIRKSSALVRGAWHGTALRNDVFLFARLGTRIERADNTARILDVKYFVLLPSSAAVGSSLDNVQWETILRSASAARAFNLLYGGETSPSKIAEFLIFNQQLPRSLLYCCWDSVRILDDLSRMYGEPNTAQSLARPLLESLQAEEINSIFKSGLHEFLGEFINKNNAIGRQIEIDFRFNE; encoded by the coding sequence ATGCTGGGATCGACCGCAAACGGCCTGTTCTGGATGTTTCGCCAGCTTGAACGCAGCGAAAACACCGCTCGACTGATCGAGACCGGATTCCGGATGGCGTTGACCCGGCAGGCGTCCGGGCAGAATGAGTGGGCTTCGGTTGTCCGGACCGCAGGGTGCGAGGCTGCGTTTCAAGACCGTCACAACGCCTTCAACGCTGAAAACGTGATCGATTTCCTGCTGCGTGATCCGGGCAATCCCGGCAGCGTTCTGTCGCTCTTCAAGGCTGCGAGAACCAATGCCCGCTCGGTCCGTACCGCCCTGACGCGCGAAGTCTGGGAAAGCACGAACGAAGCCTGGCTGGCCTTGCAAGAGCTGCTCGCCCAACCAGTGGACATGAGCGAATTGCCCAATGTTCTGGGCGCCATTCGCAAATCGAGCGCGCTGGTCCGCGGCGCCTGGCACGGCACGGCGCTGAGAAACGACGTGTTCCTGTTCGCCCGGCTGGGCACACGCATCGAGCGTGCAGACAACACCGCCCGGATTCTCGACGTGAAATACTTCGTGCTCCTGCCCTCTTCAGCGGCGGTCGGCTCGTCGCTGGACAATGTGCAATGGGAGACCATTCTGCGCTCAGCTTCGGCCGCACGCGCGTTCAACCTGCTCTATGGCGGGGAGACGTCGCCTAGCAAGATCGCCGAGTTTCTGATCTTCAATCAGCAATTGCCGCGCTCACTTTTGTATTGCTGCTGGGACAGCGTGCGCATTCTCGATGATCTGTCGCGCATGTATGGCGAGCCCAACACGGCCCAGAGTCTGGCGCGCCCACTGCTTGAGTCTCTTCAGGCCGAAGAGATCAACTCCATCTTCAAAAGCGGTCTCCACGAGTTCCTGGGCGAGTTCATAAACAAGAACAACGCGATCGGTCGTCAGATTGAAATCGATTTCAGATTTAACGAGTAA
- a CDS encoding transglutaminase family protein — translation MRLKINHTTRYEYSRPVPYALQQIRLTPHSGPTQTVLDWSLDLGGASTEACFSDQHGNDVRLLSVERNTEFVEIISTGEVETINTSGVFGPHTGHVPLWYYLTQTERTRPGPALSQLIADFTPSGTDALTRFHDLLGFIGEHVAYDTSSTHAGTTAEIAVSTGSGVCQDHAQIFIAVARALGFPARYVSGYLLMTDRTQQEASHAWAEVHVDGLGWVGFDVSNQISPDDKYVRIATGLDSMEAAPIAGFVYGGSEEFMIVSVQVQQ, via the coding sequence ATGCGATTGAAGATCAATCATACGACGCGATACGAATACAGCCGCCCGGTGCCTTACGCCCTGCAGCAGATTCGACTGACCCCGCATTCAGGGCCGACCCAGACCGTGCTCGACTGGTCTCTGGACCTCGGAGGGGCATCGACAGAAGCGTGTTTTTCAGACCAGCATGGCAATGACGTGCGGCTGCTCAGCGTGGAAAGAAACACGGAATTCGTGGAAATCATCAGCACGGGCGAAGTCGAGACGATCAATACTTCGGGCGTGTTCGGACCACATACCGGCCATGTTCCGCTTTGGTATTACCTCACTCAGACCGAGCGGACCCGCCCCGGTCCGGCCCTGTCGCAACTGATCGCCGACTTCACCCCGTCCGGGACGGACGCGCTGACGCGGTTTCATGACTTGCTGGGCTTTATCGGCGAGCATGTGGCCTATGATACAAGTTCAACGCATGCAGGCACGACCGCCGAAATCGCGGTCAGCACCGGCAGTGGCGTCTGTCAGGACCACGCCCAGATCTTCATCGCCGTCGCCCGAGCGCTGGGCTTCCCGGCGCGATATGTCAGCGGCTATTTGCTGATGACGGATCGCACCCAGCAAGAGGCCAGCCACGCCTGGGCGGAAGTGCATGTGGACGGGCTGGGCTGGGTTGGATTTGACGTCTCCAACCAGATTTCGCCCGATGACAAATATGTTCGCATCGCGACCGGACTGGATTCCATGGAGGCCGCGCCCATCGCCGGTTTCGTCTACGGGGGCAGCGAAGAATTCATGATTGTAAGCGTACAGGTTCAGCAGTAA
- a CDS encoding proteasome-type protease, with product MTYCVGMRIDKGLVFMSDTRTNAGIDNVSTFKKMFAWSTPGERVIVIQTAGNLATTQAVISLLEERMKAPADRNPGILEVPTMFQVAKLVGDTLKEVVAAQSGQGPVADSAFSATIIIGGQIAGSEPRLFLVYPEGNFIEASDETPYFQIGETKYGRPILLRGYEPQMDFTDTVKLLMLSFESTLRANLSVGMPLDLLTYEADSLTLGQERRITSDDTYFQAIAEAWSDSIKASIKALPDYKF from the coding sequence ATGACCTATTGCGTGGGTATGCGCATCGATAAGGGCCTTGTTTTCATGTCGGACACCCGCACCAACGCGGGCATCGACAACGTCTCGACGTTCAAGAAGATGTTCGCCTGGTCAACGCCCGGCGAACGGGTCATCGTGATCCAGACAGCGGGCAATCTGGCGACCACGCAAGCCGTCATCAGCCTGCTTGAAGAGCGGATGAAAGCCCCGGCGGATCGCAATCCGGGCATTCTTGAAGTTCCCACCATGTTTCAGGTCGCGAAACTTGTGGGCGACACGCTCAAGGAAGTTGTGGCGGCGCAGTCCGGGCAGGGCCCCGTGGCGGATTCCGCCTTCAGCGCGACAATCATTATCGGCGGTCAGATCGCCGGCTCCGAACCGCGCCTCTTTCTGGTCTACCCGGAAGGCAATTTCATCGAAGCTTCCGATGAGACCCCCTATTTCCAGATTGGCGAAACCAAATACGGCCGCCCGATCCTGCTGCGCGGTTACGAGCCTCAGATGGACTTCACCGACACCGTGAAACTGCTCATGCTGTCGTTTGAATCCACGCTGCGCGCCAATCTCTCCGTCGGCATGCCGCTGGATCTGCTGACCTATGAAGCGGACAGTCTGACCCTGGGTCAGGAACGCCGCATCACCAGCGACGATACATACTTCCAGGCCATCGCAGAAGCCTGGTCGGACTCCATCAAGGCTTCCATCAAGGCCTTGCCCGATTACAAATTCTGA
- a CDS encoding glutaminase has protein sequence MTQSDLDLASILEKCASEARKQIGQGHVADYIPALERINPHQFGMAVCGVDGTEWSIGDSDTPFSIQSISKVFTLALALQSPGAAGVWDRVGREPSGTAFNSLFQLEAEQGLPRNPFINAGAIVITDVITSHFVSPVLQILGLVRKYANCEQIYIDEEVARSEAESGHRNAAIAHLLKSQGNLEASVEDVLAAYYRQCSIAMSCRDVARAFLPLAAGGQHPLTGETVMPALRAKRINSLLLTCGLYDGVGNFAFRVGIPAKSGVGGGIAAVIPGQYAICVWSPELDELGNSLAGTRALEVFASETNLSVF, from the coding sequence ATGACCCAATCCGATCTTGATCTCGCGTCCATTCTTGAAAAGTGCGCGAGCGAAGCCCGAAAGCAGATCGGCCAGGGTCACGTCGCCGACTACATACCCGCCCTTGAGCGTATAAATCCGCACCAGTTCGGCATGGCGGTGTGCGGCGTCGACGGGACGGAATGGTCCATTGGGGACAGCGACACGCCATTTTCGATCCAGAGCATCTCCAAGGTCTTCACGCTTGCGCTCGCCCTTCAGTCACCCGGCGCGGCGGGGGTCTGGGACCGGGTCGGACGCGAGCCCTCCGGCACGGCGTTCAACTCGCTCTTTCAGCTCGAAGCCGAACAAGGCTTGCCGCGCAATCCCTTCATCAATGCCGGGGCGATCGTGATCACCGATGTGATCACCAGTCATTTCGTCAGCCCCGTACTGCAGATCCTGGGACTGGTCCGCAAATACGCGAACTGCGAGCAGATCTATATCGATGAAGAGGTGGCGCGGTCCGAAGCGGAAAGCGGGCATCGCAATGCGGCGATCGCGCACCTGCTGAAAAGCCAGGGCAATCTGGAAGCGAGCGTCGAGGACGTGCTGGCGGCCTATTATCGCCAATGCTCCATCGCCATGAGCTGCCGCGACGTCGCGCGCGCATTCCTGCCGCTGGCGGCGGGCGGTCAACATCCGCTGACAGGTGAAACCGTGATGCCCGCCCTGCGGGCGAAACGCATCAACTCCCTGCTTCTGACCTGCGGGCTTTATGACGGGGTCGGAAACTTCGCGTTTCGGGTCGGCATTCCGGCCAAATCGGGGGTCGGCGGCGGCATCGCCGCGGTCATCCCCGGCCAGTATGCGATCTGCGTGTGGTCGCCCGAGCTTGATGAGCTGGGCAACTCTCTGGCCGGCACCCGCGCGCTCGAAGTGTTCGCGAGCGAAACCAATCTGTCGGTGTTCTGA
- a CDS encoding 50S ribosomal protein L21 gives MYAVIKTGGKQYRVSEGDILRVEKLSAETGDVVAFDEVLMIGGEGDSLVGAPAVDGASVTANVLDIRKDKKIKVFKKRRRQNYRRTKGHRQWIAVISVAEILKPGTKSKLDAKPAKVAADEAPAPAKKAAPKAEKAAPKAKAAAAASDDLTQLTGVGPAYATKLNEAGVTSFAQIAAWTDAEIERLDGEISGLKTKAEKGDWVAEAKGFAG, from the coding sequence ATGTATGCAGTGATCAAGACCGGCGGTAAGCAATACCGCGTCTCCGAAGGCGACATCCTGCGCGTCGAGAAACTCAGCGCGGAAACCGGCGATGTCGTCGCGTTTGACGAAGTGCTGATGATTGGCGGCGAAGGCGATTCCCTGGTCGGCGCGCCGGCCGTGGACGGCGCCTCGGTGACCGCGAACGTGCTGGACATCCGCAAGGACAAGAAGATCAAGGTCTTCAAGAAGCGCCGCCGTCAGAACTATCGCCGCACCAAGGGCCACCGCCAGTGGATCGCGGTCATCTCGGTTGCAGAGATCCTGAAGCCGGGCACGAAATCCAAGCTGGACGCCAAGCCGGCCAAAGTGGCGGCTGACGAAGCGCCCGCTCCGGCCAAGAAAGCGGCTCCGAAAGCTGAGAAAGCTGCGCCGAAAGCCAAGGCTGCGGCCGCCGCTTCCGACGACCTGACCCAGCTGACCGGTGTGGGTCCGGCCTACGCCACCAAGCTGAACGAAGCCGGCGTGACCAGCTTCGCCCAGATCGCAGCCTGGACCGACGCCGAGATCGAGCGCCTTGATGGCGAGATCTCTGGTCTGAAGACCAAAGCAGAAAAAGGCGACTGGGTCGCTGAAGCCAAAGGATTCGCTGGCTAA
- the rpmA gene encoding 50S ribosomal protein L27 yields MAHKKAGGSSRNGRDSEGRRLGVKKSGGQAVIPGNIIIRQRGTKYYPGENVGMGKDHTLFALTEGRVTFQKKKLNRTFVSVAPLADAAE; encoded by the coding sequence ATGGCTCACAAAAAGGCAGGCGGTTCGTCACGTAACGGTCGCGACAGTGAAGGCCGGCGCCTCGGCGTCAAGAAATCCGGCGGCCAAGCCGTGATTCCGGGCAACATCATCATCCGCCAGCGCGGCACCAAGTATTATCCGGGCGAGAATGTCGGCATGGGCAAGGATCACACCCTGTTCGCGCTGACCGAAGGTCGCGTGACCTTCCAGAAGAAAAAGCTCAACCGGACCTTCGTGTCCGTTGCTCCGCTCGCGGACGCAGCTGAATAG
- a CDS encoding GNAT family N-acetyltransferase: protein MRDMQPDPEETPEHEAGAVNTPAAFADIRTERLVLRPLKIEDAAWVGPESAHPDVCRMTSRIPAQNPPLFAEAFILILRAREQVMGDLVRAICEAETGSAVGVIGLNQHDAGWELGYWLMPAAWGQGYATEAAQGMCDWATRHALTPVTAGHFDDNPASGRVLEKIGFAYTGETFDAFSFGRMATGRVRQMEMAG, encoded by the coding sequence ATGAGAGACATGCAGCCAGACCCTGAAGAGACGCCCGAGCATGAAGCGGGCGCAGTGAACACACCGGCGGCCTTTGCGGACATCCGCACCGAGCGCCTTGTTCTGCGTCCGCTCAAGATCGAAGACGCCGCCTGGGTCGGCCCCGAAAGCGCCCACCCAGACGTGTGCCGCATGACGAGCCGCATCCCGGCGCAGAACCCGCCTCTGTTCGCGGAGGCGTTCATCCTGATCCTGCGCGCGCGTGAACAGGTCATGGGCGACCTTGTGCGCGCTATCTGCGAAGCTGAAACCGGCAGCGCGGTGGGCGTGATCGGCCTGAACCAGCATGATGCGGGTTGGGAGCTGGGTTATTGGCTGATGCCCGCCGCCTGGGGGCAGGGCTATGCGACGGAAGCGGCGCAGGGAATGTGCGACTGGGCGACCCGACACGCGCTGACGCCGGTCACCGCCGGACACTTTGACGACAATCCGGCGTCGGGCCGGGTGCTGGAAAAAATCGGCTTCGCCTATACCGGCGAGACCTTCGACGCCTTCTCTTTCGGCCGCATGGCCACGGGCCGTGTCCGCCAGATGGAAATGGCGGGCTAG